The DNA sequence TGATGGGATTTCAATCTTTCCTATCTTACGCATTTTTTTCTTTCCTTTTTTTTGTTTTTCCAAAAGTTTTCTTTTTCTAGAAATATCCCCTCCATAACATTTATCCGTAACATTTTTTCTGAACGCTTTAATGGTTTCTCTTGCTATAATTCTTCCAGATACAGAAACTTGAATAGGAATACTAAATTGATGTTTTGGAATTAATATAGATAATTCTTTACATATTTTTTTTGCTAAAAAGAAAACTTTTGTTTTATGAACTAAAAGAGACAAAGGTTCTATTTTTTCGTGATTAATCCATACAGTAATTTTTTTTAAATCCGAACTTCTATAACCAATAAAATTATAATCAAAAGATGCATATCCATTAGAAACACTTTTTAATTTATCATAAAAATCAAATACAATTTCCGATAAAGGCATCTCATACATAATTTTTATTCTTCTAGAAACCATATAATCATGATTTTCAACCATAATTCCTCGTTTTTCAATACATAACGACATTATATTCCCTATGTAAATATCTTTAGTAAAAATAGAAACTAAAATATATGGTTCTTCTACCTTTTTTAATTTTTCCATTTCCGGAAAATCCGAGGGATTATTAATTAAAACCTTTTGATTATTTTTCATATAAACTATATAAGAAACATTAGGGATAGTGAGTATTACAGAAATATCATATTCACGTTCTAAACGGTCTTTTACAATTTCCATATGAAGAAAACCTAAAAATCCACAATGGAAACCAAAACCTAATGCTGGAGAAGATTCAGGTTTAAAAGAAAGAGAAGCATCATTTAATTTTAATTTTTCTATAGAAGAACGTAATTCTTCATATCTATCAGAATCAACTGGATAAATACTAGCGAAAACCATAGGTTTAAATTCTTTAAATTTTTGTATTGCTTTTTTAGCTGGTATTTGATTATCTGTTATAGTGTCTCCTACTCTTACTTCGTTTGCATTTTTTATCCCAGAGACGATATATCCAACATCTCCTGTATTAATTTGATTTTTAGAAATACGTTTTAATTTCAAAATTCCTATCTCATAAGCAGAATAAACTTTTCCTGTAGACATAAATCGTAATTTTTGTCCTTTTCGTATAAAACCATTTTTTATTCTAATAAATATTTCAATCCCTCTAAATGGATTATATAAAGAATCAAAAATAATAGCTTGTAAAGGTGCTTTTGGATCTCCTTTTGGAGAAGGAATACGTGTTATTATTTGATTTAAAACACGATTAATTCCTAATCCATTTTTTGCACTAACAGGAATAATATCTTCTATTTTACATCCCACTAATTCCATAATTTCTTTCATTACGTCTTCAGAAATAGAATCAAATAAATCAATTTTGTTTAAAACTGGAATAATAATTAGGTTATTTTTTAATGCTAAAGAAAGATTAGATATTGTTTGTGCTTGTATACTTTTCGTACAATCAACAACAAGTATAGCTCCTTCACAAGCAGCAATAGAACGAGATACTTCATATGAGAAA is a window from the Blattabacterium cuenoti STAT genome containing:
- the lepA gene encoding translation elongation factor 4, which translates into the protein MHDIRNFCIIAHIDHGKSTLADRLLEITKTISEKKGDQLLDDMDLEKERGITIKSHAVQMEYKYNNKIYTLNLIDTPGHVDFSYEVSRSIAACEGAILVVDCTKSIQAQTISNLSLALKNNLIIIPVLNKIDLFDSISEDVMKEIMELVGCKIEDIIPVSAKNGLGINRVLNQIITRIPSPKGDPKAPLQAIIFDSLYNPFRGIEIFIRIKNGFIRKGQKLRFMSTGKVYSAYEIGILKLKRISKNQINTGDVGYIVSGIKNANEVRVGDTITDNQIPAKKAIQKFKEFKPMVFASIYPVDSDRYEELRSSIEKLKLNDASLSFKPESSPALGFGFHCGFLGFLHMEIVKDRLEREYDISVILTIPNVSYIVYMKNNQKVLINNPSDFPEMEKLKKVEEPYILVSIFTKDIYIGNIMSLCIEKRGIMVENHDYMVSRRIKIMYEMPLSEIVFDFYDKLKSVSNGYASFDYNFIGYRSSDLKKITVWINHEKIEPLSLLVHKTKVFFLAKKICKELSILIPKHQFSIPIQVSVSGRIIARETIKAFRKNVTDKCYGGDISRKRKLLEKQKKGKKKMRKIGKIEIPSSTFMTFLKVKN